From Candidatus Methylomirabilis limnetica, the proteins below share one genomic window:
- a CDS encoding dihydrolipoamide acetyltransferase family protein — translation MAISVVMPRLSDTMEEGKILRWLKKEGDLVEVGDIIAEVQTDKADIEMEAFGSGTLRKILIGAGESAPVGHMIGVIAETDEDISTLLPPVRGLAVESATPTQPGTPAPTPPALQAVAPGRVKASPLAKRFAREQAIDLSMVSGSGPGGRVIRRDVAVLIPSASAAGQQAPSIAERAVEIAASTPSAGFEDRNLSPMRRAIAKRVAQSMATVPHFYLTVEVAMDKATELRESIQSQTSDLKVTFTDIIIKAVAIALGRHPAVNASFVGEQIRVYSQANIGIAVALEEGLINPVLRDCGRKSLAQIARETKSLVERARAQKLRPEEYAGATFTISNLGMYEIEEFTAIINPPEAAILAIGRIQSKPVIVDGGVQIGQRMRMTLSCDHRAVDGMTGAIFLQEVKRLLEHPLDLVL, via the coding sequence ATGGCCATTTCTGTGGTCATGCCCCGGTTGAGCGACACCATGGAGGAGGGGAAGATCCTTCGGTGGCTGAAGAAAGAGGGAGACCTGGTAGAGGTGGGTGACATCATCGCCGAGGTCCAAACCGATAAGGCTGACATTGAGATGGAGGCCTTTGGGTCAGGCACCCTTCGAAAGATTCTTATCGGTGCGGGCGAGTCAGCGCCGGTCGGTCACATGATCGGGGTGATTGCCGAAACGGATGAGGACATTTCGACGCTACTTCCTCCCGTTAGAGGCTTAGCCGTTGAGTCAGCAACGCCGACTCAGCCAGGCACTCCTGCGCCAACCCCTCCAGCTCTTCAGGCGGTCGCTCCTGGACGCGTCAAAGCTTCACCGCTGGCAAAGAGGTTCGCGCGCGAGCAGGCGATTGATCTGTCGATGGTGAGCGGGTCTGGCCCGGGTGGAAGGGTGATCCGCCGGGATGTGGCTGTCCTTATACCATCGGCTTCGGCTGCCGGTCAGCAGGCGCCATCGATTGCAGAGCGTGCCGTAGAGATTGCCGCATCCACGCCATCGGCAGGGTTTGAGGACCGGAATCTCTCCCCGATGCGTAGGGCGATTGCGAAGCGCGTGGCCCAGAGTATGGCAACCGTGCCACACTTCTACCTTACGGTCGAGGTGGCCATGGATAAGGCCACGGAGTTGCGTGAGTCGATACAGTCGCAGACGTCAGACCTCAAGGTAACCTTCACCGACATCATCATCAAAGCTGTGGCCATTGCGCTCGGGCGGCATCCGGCGGTCAATGCATCATTTGTGGGAGAACAGATTCGCGTCTACTCCCAAGCCAATATCGGCATCGCGGTGGCCCTTGAAGAGGGATTGATCAACCCGGTGCTGCGCGACTGTGGTCGGAAAAGTCTGGCACAGATCGCCAGAGAGACGAAGAGCTTGGTCGAGCGAGCCAGAGCTCAGAAGTTGAGACCTGAAGAGTACGCCGGGGCGACCTTTACCATTTCGAATCTGGGCATGTATGAGATAGAAGAGTTCACCGCCATCATCAACCCCCCAGAGGCCGCCATTCTGGCAATCGGCAGGATCCAGAGCAAGCCGGTCATCGTAGATGGAGGAGTGCAGATCGGCCAACGAATGCGGATGACGCTTTCGTGCGATCATCGGGCGGTAGATGGCATGACGGGGGCGATATTCCTTCAAGAGGTCAAGCGGCTACTTGAGCATCCGCTTGACCTCGTTCTGTAG
- a CDS encoding pyruvate dehydrogenase complex E1 component subunit beta: protein MPPQSHQWSGCTPTSTSQSAEGGNESMAIITYREALNQALREEMRRDPRVFLMGEEVALYQGAYKVSQGLLEEFGPKRVIDTPISEAGFTGVGIGSAMVGLRPIVEMMTFNFALVAIDQIVNQAAKILYMSGGQYNVPLVIRGPGGPAHQLAAQHSQSMESYFYHVPGLKIVRPGTPKDAKGLLKSAIRDDDPVIFIESELLYGTKGEVPDGEYTIPLGVGEIKREGRDVTIVAYSTMLLLALQVAEDLEKEGISVEVVDPRTLRPLDADMIIESVKKTNRAVVMESGAGFAGIATVIAAIISEQAFDYLDAPVERVTGANAPTPYAKNLERAKAPSKERVIAAVKKVMAI from the coding sequence ATGCCTCCCCAGAGCCACCAGTGGAGTGGCTGCACACCGACGTCTACGTCTCAGAGCGCTGAGGGAGGGAACGAGAGCATGGCAATTATCACCTATCGAGAGGCTCTAAATCAGGCGCTCCGCGAAGAGATGCGCCGAGACCCTCGCGTTTTTCTTATGGGAGAGGAAGTAGCCCTCTACCAGGGGGCCTATAAGGTCAGTCAAGGCCTGCTTGAGGAGTTTGGCCCCAAGCGGGTCATCGACACCCCGATCAGTGAGGCCGGGTTTACCGGCGTCGGTATCGGCTCGGCGATGGTCGGCTTGCGGCCGATTGTGGAGATGATGACCTTTAACTTCGCGCTGGTGGCGATCGATCAGATCGTCAATCAAGCAGCGAAGATCCTGTACATGTCCGGCGGGCAGTATAATGTTCCACTGGTCATTCGCGGCCCTGGCGGCCCGGCGCATCAATTGGCGGCTCAGCACTCGCAGAGCATGGAGTCGTACTTCTATCATGTTCCTGGTCTCAAGATCGTGCGCCCAGGGACCCCTAAGGATGCAAAGGGACTTCTTAAAAGTGCGATCCGTGACGATGATCCGGTCATCTTCATCGAGTCAGAGCTTCTGTACGGGACCAAGGGCGAGGTGCCGGATGGCGAGTACACCATCCCGCTTGGTGTCGGCGAAATAAAGCGGGAGGGACGCGATGTCACTATCGTAGCCTACTCTACGATGCTTCTGCTGGCCTTGCAGGTGGCAGAGGATCTGGAGAAGGAGGGGATTTCTGTGGAGGTAGTGGATCCGCGTACGCTCCGCCCGCTGGATGCTGACATGATCATCGAGTCGGTCAAGAAGACCAACCGGGCTGTAGTCATGGAGTCCGGCGCCGGATTCGCCGGGATAGCGACGGTGATCGCGGCCATCATTTCTGAGCAGGCTTTTGATTATCTGGACGCCCCGGTGGAGCGGGTCACCGGCGCCAACGCCCCGACGCCATACGCGAAGAACCTTGAGCGTGCCAAGGCCCCAAGCAAAGAACGGGTCATCGCGGCGGTAAAGAAGGTCATGGCTATTTAG
- the lpdA gene encoding dihydrolipoyl dehydrogenase: MMGQDKQPFDLAVVGAGPGGYVAAIRAAQLGMRVALVERDQLGGVCLNWGCIPTKALLQSSHLLSLLRRAEEFGIHAENLRGDFGIAVKRSREKAERLSKGIEYLMRKNKVAVFMGEARFTSAKELEIADRGGKTTGSILAERILLATGSRPRLLPDLTIDGQVVLTSTEAMLRSQAPTSMVIIGAGAIGIEFADIYHAYGTAVTLVELLPTILPYEDEEITALLHRSLTKKGIKILTGTRVEQVIVEAGKATVRVSNSSGSQELHGETVLVAVGRVANSEVGGLKELGVAMENGYVKVNEWMESSVAGIYAIGDLVGAPLLAHKASHEGIVAIEKMAKLDDVTPVNPRRIPSCTYCHPAVASIGLTEAKAKAEGYTIRVGRFPFSASGMAITLGETEGMVKVIADATHGEILGVHIMGAHATELIAEAGLAIALKATPEEIAKSIHAHPTLSEAMGEAALAALGRPVHL; encoded by the coding sequence ATGATGGGACAGGACAAGCAACCATTTGATCTGGCGGTAGTTGGGGCGGGCCCTGGAGGCTACGTGGCGGCGATCCGCGCCGCGCAGCTCGGGATGCGGGTGGCTCTCGTAGAGCGAGATCAATTGGGCGGGGTCTGTCTCAACTGGGGCTGCATTCCGACGAAGGCATTGCTTCAGAGTTCGCATCTACTTTCCCTCCTACGTCGTGCCGAGGAGTTCGGGATCCACGCGGAGAACCTCCGGGGAGATTTCGGCATTGCCGTGAAGCGGAGCCGCGAGAAGGCCGAGCGGCTGTCCAAGGGCATCGAATACCTGATGCGTAAGAACAAGGTCGCCGTCTTCATGGGCGAAGCCCGCTTCACCTCGGCTAAGGAACTCGAGATCGCGGACAGGGGTGGAAAGACGACTGGATCGATCCTAGCTGAACGGATCCTCTTGGCAACCGGGTCGAGACCCCGACTACTTCCGGACCTGACGATCGATGGTCAGGTCGTGCTCACCAGCACAGAGGCCATGCTACGTAGCCAAGCCCCTACCTCCATGGTTATCATCGGGGCGGGAGCGATCGGCATTGAGTTCGCCGACATCTATCACGCCTATGGAACGGCCGTAACACTCGTTGAGCTGCTGCCGACGATCCTTCCCTATGAGGACGAGGAGATTACGGCGCTACTGCATCGTTCTTTGACCAAAAAGGGGATCAAGATCCTCACCGGGACGCGAGTTGAGCAGGTAATCGTTGAGGCGGGGAAGGCCACGGTCAGGGTATCTAATAGCAGCGGAAGCCAAGAGCTTCATGGCGAGACGGTCCTGGTGGCGGTAGGCAGGGTAGCCAACTCCGAGGTGGGCGGCCTGAAAGAGCTGGGCGTTGCGATGGAGAATGGATATGTCAAGGTCAACGAGTGGATGGAGTCCAGCGTAGCCGGAATCTACGCCATTGGCGATCTTGTTGGCGCGCCACTCTTGGCCCACAAGGCTTCTCATGAAGGAATCGTTGCGATCGAAAAGATGGCCAAGCTGGATGACGTGACACCGGTGAACCCCAGGAGGATCCCGAGCTGCACCTACTGTCACCCGGCTGTCGCGAGCATCGGTTTGACGGAGGCGAAGGCGAAGGCCGAAGGATATACGATACGCGTCGGACGGTTCCCATTCAGTGCGAGCGGGATGGCGATTACCCTCGGCGAGACTGAGGGGATGGTAAAGGTGATCGCCGATGCGACGCATGGAGAGATCCTAGGCGTGCATATCATGGGTGCCCATGCCACCGAACTGATCGCCGAGGCCGGCTTGGCGATCGCATTGAAGGCCACCCCGGAAGAGATTGCCAAGTCGATTCATGCCCACCCAACCCTTTCCGAGGCGATGGGGGAAGCCGCCCTTGCCGCACTTGGCCGGCCGGTCCATCTGTAA
- the pdhA gene encoding pyruvate dehydrogenase (acetyl-transferring) E1 component subunit alpha: protein MQKLEQKELVDLLRQMLLMRRFEEKCAEMYSMGKIGGFLHLYIGQEAVATGAISVLRPDDYVIASYREHGHALAKGCDPRRMMAELFGRADGLCKGKGGSMHLFDKSRNFLGGHAIVAGQIPIGTGAAFASQYEGKDQVTLCFFGDAAVNQGVFHEALNLAALWHLPIVYICENNRYGMGTAVERATPVKELYRRAEAYGMPGEAVDGMDVLAVRECVGLAVERARRERIPSLIEAKTYRFRGHSMADPGTYRTKEEVEREKQRDPLVTFRAHLMAEAVIKESDWKALEKEVQTTVEEAIRYADASPEPPVEWLHTDVYVSER from the coding sequence ATGCAGAAGTTAGAGCAGAAGGAGCTGGTAGATCTCCTCCGACAGATGCTCCTGATGCGCCGGTTCGAGGAGAAGTGCGCGGAGATGTACTCCATGGGCAAGATCGGCGGCTTCCTGCATCTGTATATCGGCCAGGAAGCGGTGGCAACGGGCGCCATTTCTGTGTTGCGACCAGACGACTATGTGATTGCCAGTTACCGGGAACATGGCCATGCCTTAGCCAAGGGCTGCGATCCACGGAGGATGATGGCGGAGCTGTTCGGTCGGGCGGATGGCCTCTGTAAGGGCAAGGGTGGCTCGATGCACCTATTTGATAAGAGCCGCAACTTCCTGGGGGGGCATGCGATCGTGGCGGGGCAGATTCCGATCGGAACTGGCGCCGCCTTCGCGAGCCAGTACGAGGGGAAGGATCAGGTCACGCTCTGCTTCTTTGGGGACGCCGCCGTCAACCAGGGCGTGTTCCACGAGGCGCTGAATCTCGCGGCCCTGTGGCACCTGCCGATCGTCTATATCTGCGAGAACAATCGTTACGGCATGGGGACTGCTGTAGAGCGCGCCACCCCAGTCAAGGAGCTGTACCGAAGGGCCGAGGCGTATGGGATGCCCGGCGAGGCGGTAGACGGGATGGATGTCCTGGCCGTTCGGGAGTGTGTGGGGTTAGCAGTAGAACGGGCCCGACGAGAACGCATCCCTTCTTTGATCGAGGCCAAGACATATCGATTCCGGGGGCACTCGATGGCGGATCCGGGTACCTACAGAACGAAAGAGGAGGTCGAACGAGAAAAGCAACGGGACCCCCTCGTGACGTTTCGGGCCCACCTCATGGCCGAGGCGGTGATTAAGGAGTCGGATTGGAAGGCGCTGGAGAAGGAAGTCCAAACTACGGTGGAGGAGGCGATTCGCTACGCCGATGCCTCCCCAGAGCCACCAGTGGAGTGGCTGCACACCGACGTCTACGTCTCAGAGCGCTGA